Proteins encoded together in one Halalkaliarchaeum sp. AArc-CO window:
- a CDS encoding acetate--CoA ligase — MGVVSELFTADRVAVVGATPREGSIGRAITRNLLDDFEGEVVPVNPNYDEVLGLTAVGDVDDADADLAVVVVPPSIVIDAIESCGKAGVRNVVVITAGFGEAGADGAQRERRLQEIATEYGLNLVGPNSLGIMSTPSGMNATFGPENAIPGGLSFMSQSGAFITAVLDWANDQGIGFKDVVSLGNKAVLDETDFLRTWGDDDETDVVIGYLEGIEEGREFIDTAREVTNDTPVVLVKSGRTSAGAQAASSHTGTLAGSDRAYEAGLDQAGVLRAESVQELFDYAGVLAGQPLPETADVAVITNAGGPGVMATDAIGDSDLSMAAFTPETTDRLKESMPEEANIHNPVDIIGDADIDRFREALEIVLADDNVGSALVLSAPTAVLSFDDLAEAAADVQADTGLPIATCLMGGDDARAAGRELQEYGIPSYFDPARAVSSLDALARYKRITEREYEASTEFDVDRERAREILGAVRGRDDNRLGVEAMGLLDAYGIPIPDGDIVNSPDTAESVARDIEGPVVMKIVSPDILHKSDIGGVAVGVEDEAVADTYEDLVTRARNYQPDADLLGVQVQEMVDLEDGIETIVGMNRDPQFGPLLMFGLGGIFVEVLEDTAFRVAPVAESEAREMTEEVKTAPLLRGARGRDPVDVDGIVETVQRLSQLVTDFPAILELDINPLVALPEATGDADDEQQTTGVTAVDIALTVDPEQLEAEHND; from the coding sequence ATGGGAGTCGTATCGGAACTATTCACGGCAGACCGGGTCGCGGTGGTCGGCGCCACACCCCGAGAGGGATCGATTGGCCGGGCCATCACCCGGAACCTCCTCGACGATTTCGAGGGCGAGGTGGTTCCGGTGAATCCAAACTACGACGAGGTGCTCGGCCTCACCGCGGTCGGCGACGTCGACGACGCCGACGCGGACCTCGCGGTGGTCGTTGTCCCGCCCTCGATCGTGATCGACGCGATCGAGTCGTGCGGGAAGGCTGGCGTTCGAAACGTCGTCGTCATCACGGCCGGCTTCGGCGAGGCCGGCGCCGACGGCGCACAGCGCGAACGGCGGCTCCAGGAGATCGCCACGGAGTACGGGCTGAACCTCGTCGGGCCCAACAGTCTCGGGATCATGTCTACGCCGTCGGGTATGAACGCCACGTTCGGCCCCGAGAACGCGATTCCCGGGGGGCTCTCGTTTATGAGCCAATCTGGCGCGTTCATCACCGCGGTCCTGGACTGGGCGAACGATCAGGGAATCGGCTTCAAGGACGTCGTTTCGCTGGGGAACAAGGCGGTGCTCGACGAGACGGACTTCCTCCGGACGTGGGGGGACGACGACGAGACCGACGTCGTCATCGGCTACCTCGAGGGGATCGAGGAGGGCCGGGAGTTCATCGACACTGCACGCGAGGTGACGAACGACACGCCGGTCGTGCTCGTCAAGTCGGGCCGGACGAGCGCTGGCGCGCAGGCCGCCTCATCCCACACGGGGACGCTCGCGGGTTCCGACCGGGCTTACGAGGCCGGGCTGGATCAGGCGGGGGTGCTCCGCGCGGAGTCGGTTCAGGAGCTGTTCGACTACGCCGGAGTGCTCGCCGGACAGCCGCTTCCCGAGACCGCGGACGTCGCGGTGATCACCAACGCCGGCGGGCCGGGCGTGATGGCGACCGACGCGATCGGGGACTCGGACCTCTCGATGGCGGCGTTCACCCCGGAAACCACCGACCGGCTCAAGGAGTCGATGCCCGAGGAGGCGAACATCCACAACCCGGTGGACATCATCGGGGACGCGGACATCGACCGGTTCAGGGAGGCGCTCGAGATCGTGCTCGCCGACGACAACGTCGGGTCGGCGCTGGTGTTGTCGGCGCCGACCGCAGTGCTTTCCTTCGACGACCTCGCGGAGGCGGCCGCGGACGTCCAGGCCGACACCGGTCTCCCGATCGCCACTTGTCTGATGGGTGGGGACGACGCCAGGGCCGCCGGACGGGAACTGCAGGAGTACGGGATCCCCTCGTATTTCGATCCGGCACGGGCGGTCTCGAGTCTCGATGCGTTAGCACGCTACAAACGCATCACCGAACGGGAGTACGAAGCGTCGACGGAGTTCGACGTCGACCGAGAACGCGCACGGGAGATACTCGGCGCTGTCCGTGGCCGCGACGACAACCGGCTCGGCGTGGAGGCGATGGGCCTCCTCGACGCCTACGGTATTCCGATCCCCGACGGCGACATCGTAAACTCCCCCGACACAGCGGAGTCGGTCGCCCGCGATATCGAGGGGCCGGTGGTGATGAAGATCGTCTCCCCGGACATCCTTCACAAATCCGACATCGGCGGCGTCGCCGTCGGCGTCGAAGACGAAGCTGTAGCCGACACGTACGAAGATCTCGTCACTCGGGCGCGCAACTACCAGCCCGACGCGGATCTCCTCGGGGTTCAGGTTCAGGAGATGGTCGACCTCGAGGACGGCATCGAGACCATCGTCGGAATGAACCGCGATCCACAGTTCGGGCCGCTGTTGATGTTCGGACTGGGCGGGATCTTCGTGGAGGTACTCGAAGACACCGCCTTCCGCGTTGCGCCGGTCGCGGAATCGGAAGCTCGCGAGATGACCGAGGAGGTGAAGACAGCACCGTTGCTGCGCGGCGCTCGCGGACGCGACCCAGTCGACGTTGACGGCATCGTCGAGACTGTCCAGCGGCTCTCACAGCTCGTGACGGACTTCCCGGCGATCCTCGAACTCGACATCAATCCACTGGTCGCGCTTCCCGAAGCCACGGGAGACGCGGACGACGAACAGCAGACGACGGGCGTTACGGCCGTCGACATCGCACTTACTGTCGATCCGGAGCAACTAGAGGCGGAACACAATGACTGA
- a CDS encoding CBS domain-containing protein: MPVDDLARSDVVTAEPNTSATQLATTMRDESVGSVVIVDGTEPVGIVTDRDLTVRILAEGSDPTAATASDVMTEDLCTIEWNAGFYEATARMSDRGIRRLPVCRDGELVGIISADDLIELIADEKQQLAEVLRAQRPEY, translated from the coding sequence ATGCCAGTGGACGATCTCGCAAGAAGCGACGTCGTGACGGCCGAACCGAACACGTCGGCGACCCAGCTCGCAACGACGATGCGGGACGAGAGCGTCGGCAGCGTCGTCATCGTGGACGGAACCGAGCCGGTCGGCATCGTCACGGATCGCGATCTGACCGTACGGATCCTCGCGGAGGGGAGTGATCCGACGGCGGCCACCGCTTCTGACGTGATGACCGAGGACCTGTGTACGATCGAGTGGAACGCCGGGTTCTACGAGGCGACGGCGCGTATGAGTGATCGCGGCATTCGGCGGCTACCCGTGTGCCGGGACGGCGAGCTCGTGGGCATCATCTCGGCAGACGATCTGATCGAACTCATCGCCGACGAGAAACAACAGCTCGCGGAGGTGCTCCGGGCACAGCGGCCGGAGTACTGA
- the thiD gene encoding bifunctional hydroxymethylpyrimidine kinase/phosphomethylpyrimidine kinase has protein sequence MGTQRRAAPVRKPVVLSIAGSDSGGGAGIQADLKTMEAQGTFGTSVVTSVTAQNTLGVESTHPVPVSEIEAQIDAVRSDFDVRAAKTGMLGTREVLEAVTERTAEMSIPLVVDPVMVAASGDRLLESEAEAAYEDLIAEATLVTPNADEAGVLTDIEPEGEDTAREAGERLVELGADAALVKGGHVPGDRIRDVLAFAGDKETMIFEHPRVGTDATHGSGCTLSSAIAARLARGEELEEAVRTGMAFLERAVRYHHDVGTGPGPVHHLVEIRERASRHPTAEAVEEVVDSLIEMDARPLVPEVGLNVVGATPYAEATVETAAVEGRITRTRSGVRPNRGVRFGASSHVARFLLSAREHDSTLRFAANLRFDDDVESALSALESVVEIDRSKEPAPDEEGSTMGWAAGRAFERAEKTPSAVFDRGDVGKEAMTRLLASDSETLRNRLETVLGELHKGGADS, from the coding sequence ATGGGAACCCAGAGACGCGCCGCACCCGTACGGAAACCAGTCGTGTTGTCGATCGCCGGCAGCGACTCCGGCGGCGGCGCCGGCATCCAGGCCGACCTCAAAACGATGGAGGCGCAGGGGACCTTCGGGACGAGCGTCGTCACGAGCGTCACCGCACAGAACACGCTCGGCGTCGAGTCGACCCATCCGGTTCCAGTTTCGGAGATCGAGGCACAGATCGACGCCGTCCGCTCGGATTTCGACGTTCGGGCCGCCAAAACTGGGATGCTCGGGACTCGAGAGGTTCTCGAGGCAGTCACCGAACGAACAGCCGAGATGTCGATCCCCCTCGTCGTCGATCCGGTGATGGTCGCTGCGTCCGGCGATCGGCTGCTGGAATCGGAGGCTGAAGCAGCCTACGAGGACCTGATCGCCGAAGCGACGCTCGTGACGCCGAACGCAGACGAGGCTGGCGTGCTGACCGACATCGAACCCGAGGGAGAAGACACCGCACGAGAGGCGGGCGAACGACTCGTCGAACTCGGTGCCGACGCCGCCCTCGTGAAAGGCGGACACGTTCCGGGCGACCGGATACGCGACGTGCTCGCCTTCGCCGGCGACAAAGAAACGATGATCTTCGAGCACCCGCGCGTCGGGACTGACGCGACGCATGGATCCGGCTGTACGCTCTCGAGTGCGATCGCCGCGCGACTCGCGCGGGGTGAGGAGCTCGAGGAGGCTGTTCGAACCGGAATGGCGTTCCTGGAGCGTGCGGTCCGGTATCACCACGACGTCGGTACCGGCCCGGGTCCGGTGCATCACCTGGTCGAGATTCGGGAGCGTGCCTCGCGACATCCCACTGCAGAAGCAGTCGAGGAAGTCGTCGATTCCCTGATCGAGATGGACGCACGACCGCTCGTCCCCGAGGTCGGGCTGAACGTGGTCGGTGCCACGCCGTACGCCGAGGCGACCGTCGAGACTGCAGCCGTCGAAGGGCGGATCACTCGAACTCGTTCCGGTGTCAGGCCGAATCGCGGCGTCCGATTCGGCGCATCAAGCCACGTCGCCCGCTTCCTGCTTTCCGCCCGGGAACACGATTCGACCCTCCGGTTTGCGGCGAACCTCCGGTTCGACGACGACGTCGAATCGGCGTTGTCGGCCCTCGAGAGTGTCGTCGAGATCGACCGCTCGAAGGAACCCGCGCCCGACGAGGAGGGATCGACGATGGGCTGGGCCGCCGGTCGAGCGTTCGAACGCGCCGAGAAAACGCCCTCGGCGGTGTTCGACCGGGGCGACGTGGGAAAGGAAGCGATGACCCGCCTGCTCGCTTCGGATTCGGAAACACTTAGAAATAGACTGGAAACCGTCCTCGGAGAACTTCATAAAGGCGGCGCCGATTCCTGA
- a CDS encoding divalent metal cation transporter codes for MGPSWIAGAIAAGPATMASLITAGALFDYALLWVVVLSAGAGALAQYLAMRLGLLTERGIVGVTEDHLGETWAWILVIDVVIAAGLAQLVIMNTLASVSATLTGIDARVWGLLWALILVLGLAGRGYDLLEFAAKLLVALAVLAFVASLFVVPTDAGTAATGLVPTLPSGGALVAAGVLGGAVHITLITMHSYTMRARGWTDREYGLATFDVGASMLVAFGIYSVAIFLVAASVLSDPELTAVGAAEALGPLVGEHARLLFLLGLGGAAVSTLGGNTVVPPFLVADKLGWETTIADTRYRLLLAGFAVVSGAGAFIGGEVLGQLVLVLALGTVGTPFAIAIVLYLLNSDAVPEPNSRLANFGGVTLFAVTGTLAANFVREEVSTGVDPISGFVLAFAIVLGIAIVGLLGKYGLETVGR; via the coding sequence ATGGGGCCCTCCTGGATCGCGGGCGCGATCGCTGCCGGGCCGGCGACGATGGCGAGCCTGATCACCGCGGGCGCACTCTTCGATTACGCCCTGCTGTGGGTGGTCGTTCTGTCGGCTGGAGCCGGCGCCCTCGCTCAGTACCTGGCGATGCGGTTGGGTCTGCTCACCGAACGAGGGATCGTCGGCGTCACGGAGGACCATCTCGGCGAAACGTGGGCGTGGATACTGGTGATCGACGTCGTCATCGCCGCCGGCCTCGCCCAGTTGGTGATCATGAACACCCTCGCGAGCGTGTCGGCGACGCTCACGGGGATCGACGCCCGTGTGTGGGGCCTGCTGTGGGCACTGATCCTCGTACTCGGCCTCGCCGGGAGGGGGTACGACCTCCTGGAGTTCGCGGCCAAACTTCTGGTCGCATTGGCCGTGCTCGCGTTCGTCGCCTCGCTATTCGTGGTCCCGACCGACGCCGGTACGGCTGCGACGGGGCTTGTTCCTACCCTCCCGTCCGGCGGTGCGCTGGTCGCGGCGGGCGTCCTCGGCGGCGCGGTCCACATCACGCTGATCACGATGCACTCGTACACGATGCGGGCACGCGGGTGGACGGACCGAGAGTACGGGCTCGCGACGTTCGACGTCGGCGCGTCGATGCTCGTGGCGTTCGGGATCTACAGCGTCGCCATCTTTCTCGTCGCCGCGAGTGTCCTCTCGGATCCCGAACTGACCGCAGTGGGGGCCGCGGAGGCGCTCGGTCCGCTGGTCGGCGAACACGCGCGTCTGCTGTTCCTGCTGGGTCTGGGCGGTGCCGCGGTGTCGACGCTCGGCGGAAACACGGTGGTGCCGCCGTTCCTCGTCGCCGACAAACTCGGCTGGGAGACGACCATCGCCGACACACGCTATCGCCTGTTGCTCGCGGGCTTTGCCGTCGTCTCCGGCGCCGGCGCGTTCATCGGCGGGGAGGTGCTCGGCCAACTCGTGCTCGTGCTCGCGCTGGGTACCGTCGGGACACCGTTCGCGATCGCGATCGTGCTGTACTTGCTGAACAGCGACGCGGTCCCCGAACCCAACTCCCGGCTGGCGAACTTCGGCGGCGTCACGCTGTTTGCCGTTACGGGAACCCTCGCGGCGAACTTCGTACGGGAGGAGGTTTCGACCGGCGTCGATCCGATCTCGGGATTCGTACTCGCGTTCGCCATCGTGCTCGGAATCGCGATCGTCGGACTCCTCGGAAAATACGGGCTCGAGACGGTGGGCCGATGA
- a CDS encoding YccF domain-containing protein → MAQRSLLTRALWFLFVGWWTTPIVVNVAWALNATVILIPIGIKLINLVPTVLTLAEPRSLTDKSSSRGQHSLLLRAIYFVLIGWWLSFLWANFAALLAITIVGLPIAIWMLNRLPFVTSLYRFHG, encoded by the coding sequence ATGGCCCAACGTTCCCTCCTCACACGTGCACTGTGGTTCCTGTTCGTCGGCTGGTGGACGACGCCGATCGTCGTCAACGTCGCCTGGGCGCTGAACGCCACCGTGATCCTCATCCCGATCGGGATCAAACTCATAAACCTCGTCCCGACGGTGCTGACGCTGGCGGAGCCGCGGTCGCTTACAGACAAGTCCTCGAGCCGGGGACAGCACTCGCTTCTCCTCAGGGCGATCTACTTCGTGCTGATCGGCTGGTGGCTGAGCTTTCTGTGGGCCAATTTCGCGGCCCTGCTTGCGATCACGATCGTCGGCCTCCCGATCGCGATCTGGATGCTGAACCGACTCCCGTTCGTGACCTCCCTCTACCGGTTCCACGGGTGA
- a CDS encoding DUF5658 family protein produces MPPETGHDGDDVVVSCEFRDRIGLSGSGSITARVQEYWSWIAVALFLLVTVDMITTTYAAYQVGVIHEANPLVRWSLLQGPVIFLGINLAAVVLVTVLFDRVVDVLRRTPAPYDGYLAAGIEAWLGGLLAAGLLVFANNLAVIFFGQSLF; encoded by the coding sequence GTGCCACCGGAAACAGGACATGACGGCGACGACGTCGTGGTGAGTTGCGAGTTTAGAGATCGGATCGGGCTGTCGGGGTCCGGTAGCATAACCGCCCGGGTCCAGGAGTACTGGAGCTGGATCGCAGTCGCGCTGTTCCTGCTCGTCACCGTGGACATGATCACGACGACGTATGCGGCCTATCAGGTCGGGGTGATCCACGAGGCGAATCCCCTTGTTCGGTGGTCGCTCCTCCAGGGGCCGGTCATCTTTCTGGGGATAAATCTCGCTGCGGTCGTGCTCGTCACCGTGCTGTTCGACAGAGTCGTCGACGTTTTGCGCCGGACACCCGCACCATACGACGGTTATCTCGCGGCCGGAATCGAAGCGTGGCTCGGGGGCCTACTCGCTGCAGGACTGCTCGTGTTCGCGAACAACCTGGCGGTCATCTTCTTCGGACAGAGCCTGTTTTGA
- a CDS encoding SOS response-associated peptidase yields the protein MCGRNSLFVPREQLEARFDAELVADGGYEPRYNVAPGDGLEVITAEAPDEIDRYRWGIVPPWSDDSGRGDLLVNACSETVAEKRVFRDAWKSRPCLVLSSGFYEWQSKAGGSKRPYRIYQDGDDAFAMAGLWENPDGNGDETGESMPRVTILTTEANQLMEPIHDRMPVVLPNEVESEWLEAGPTARAELCRPYPGDDLDAYEISTRVNDPGNDDERVIEPLEHEQSGLGEFS from the coding sequence ATGTGCGGACGGAACTCCCTGTTCGTCCCGCGGGAGCAACTGGAAGCGCGGTTCGACGCCGAACTCGTCGCCGACGGTGGGTACGAACCGCGATACAACGTCGCTCCCGGAGACGGGCTGGAAGTGATCACGGCCGAGGCCCCCGACGAGATCGACCGCTATCGCTGGGGGATCGTCCCGCCCTGGAGCGACGATTCCGGGCGGGGGGATCTGCTCGTCAACGCTTGCAGCGAGACCGTCGCTGAAAAGCGTGTGTTTCGGGACGCATGGAAGTCCCGGCCCTGTCTCGTTCTCTCGTCGGGGTTTTACGAATGGCAGTCGAAAGCCGGGGGATCGAAACGGCCGTATCGAATCTATCAGGACGGGGACGACGCATTCGCGATGGCAGGACTGTGGGAAAACCCCGACGGCAATGGGGACGAAACCGGCGAGTCGATGCCGAGAGTAACGATCCTGACCACCGAGGCGAACCAGTTGATGGAGCCGATCCACGATCGGATGCCCGTTGTCTTGCCGAACGAGGTCGAATCCGAGTGGCTCGAGGCGGGACCGACAGCCCGCGCGGAACTGTGCCGTCCGTATCCCGGAGACGATCTCGACGCGTACGAAATCTCGACGCGGGTGAACGATCCCGGAAACGACGACGAGCGCGTGATCGAACCCCTCGAGCACGAACAGTCCGGCCTGGGCGAGTTCTCGTGA
- a CDS encoding universal stress protein, with protein MTPSHVLVPLDGSPLADDALVYALDVFDCRITVLNIVTPIDAEMSEGGVLEPETPRIEDARERAERLIERARRRAEAADRSVETAIETGEPAETILAYVEAADVDQVVMGSHGGPRTGIVRRLLGTVATTVTGEAPVPVTVVR; from the coding sequence GTGACGCCATCACACGTGCTCGTTCCACTTGACGGATCGCCGCTCGCCGACGACGCGCTCGTGTATGCCCTCGATGTGTTCGACTGCAGAATCACCGTTCTGAACATCGTGACGCCGATCGACGCGGAGATGAGCGAAGGCGGTGTTCTGGAACCCGAGACGCCGCGGATCGAGGATGCCCGGGAACGTGCCGAACGACTGATCGAACGCGCCAGAAGGAGGGCCGAAGCCGCCGACCGGTCGGTCGAAACGGCAATCGAAACCGGCGAGCCGGCGGAAACGATCCTCGCGTACGTCGAGGCAGCCGACGTCGATCAGGTTGTGATGGGGAGCCACGGGGGCCCGCGGACCGGCATCGTTCGTCGGCTCCTGGGAACCGTCGCGACAACCGTGACCGGCGAAGCGCCGGTTCCGGTGACTGTCGTTCGCTGA
- a CDS encoding inorganic phosphate transporter produces the protein MAWSLGANSNSPPFAPAIGANAVSTMRAAFLIGILAAAGAVTQGGSISETVGTDLILGTTITPLAATTGLLVAASFMTFGVYSGYPVPAAFATTGAMVGVGLSLGGAPAFDTYRRIGTFWLLVPPVSGGLAYSTATLLRRDDVPETVGVPLLAAVVAAILAHIRLGVIPHPDRAQGSVAEFVSHLVGSPSIIGIDPALVVVTVAFAAVGFLFIRRKVSASVDRGIRSFLLVLGGIVAFSSGGSQVGLATGPLEELYGVELGLPGIVLLTIGATGILAGAWMGAPRLLQATSREYAQLGVRRSIAALVPGFIIAQAAIALGIPISFNNIIISGVIGGGLAAGTAGVSRKKIGVTITFWLLTLATSIGIGFGLYRLFSTLLGIQ, from the coding sequence ATGGCGTGGTCGCTGGGCGCCAACAGTAACTCCCCTCCCTTCGCGCCGGCGATCGGCGCCAACGCGGTTTCGACGATGCGTGCGGCGTTCCTGATCGGGATCCTCGCGGCCGCCGGCGCGGTCACACAGGGGGGAAGTATCTCCGAAACGGTCGGTACAGACCTCATTCTGGGGACGACCATCACGCCGCTTGCGGCGACGACCGGGCTGCTCGTCGCAGCGTCGTTCATGACGTTCGGCGTCTATTCGGGGTATCCCGTCCCGGCGGCGTTTGCGACGACCGGCGCGATGGTGGGCGTCGGTCTCTCGCTGGGGGGCGCCCCCGCGTTCGACACGTACCGACGGATCGGGACGTTCTGGCTGCTCGTTCCGCCCGTGTCGGGCGGGCTCGCGTATTCCACCGCCACGCTGCTCCGCCGAGACGACGTTCCCGAAACCGTGGGCGTTCCCCTGTTGGCGGCGGTCGTCGCGGCCATTCTCGCCCACATCCGACTCGGGGTGATTCCACACCCCGACCGCGCCCAGGGGTCGGTTGCGGAGTTCGTCTCACACCTGGTCGGGAGTCCGAGCATCATCGGCATCGATCCGGCTCTCGTCGTCGTGACCGTCGCCTTCGCCGCAGTTGGATTCCTGTTCATCCGACGGAAGGTGTCCGCGTCCGTCGATCGAGGGATCCGGTCGTTCCTCCTCGTCCTCGGTGGCATCGTCGCGTTCAGCAGCGGCGGCAGTCAGGTGGGACTGGCGACAGGTCCACTGGAGGAGCTGTACGGGGTCGAGCTCGGCCTTCCAGGGATCGTGCTCCTAACCATCGGTGCTACGGGGATCCTCGCCGGAGCGTGGATGGGGGCCCCGAGACTGTTACAGGCCACCTCCCGGGAGTACGCCCAGCTGGGCGTCCGCCGGTCGATCGCGGCGCTCGTCCCGGGGTTCATCATCGCGCAGGCGGCGATCGCGCTCGGGATTCCGATCTCCTTTAACAACATCATCATCTCGGGAGTCATCGGCGGCGGACTGGCTGCCGGGACTGCCGGTGTCTCCCGCAAGAAGATCGGAGTGACGATAACGTTTTGGCTGCTCACGCTGGCAACGTCGATCGGGATCGGATTCGGGCTCTATCGACTGTTCTCGACGCTCCTGGGGATTCAGTGA
- a CDS encoding DUF429 domain-containing protein, producing MYLGVDGCPDGWIAVAYDDHGYADSGLYSHIEDLYGKYGVDAETILVDVPIGLRERSNAKRPCDVAARKLLSPDRHSSVFAPPIRAAVHADSYEEAKRIQEEHTDGSLGVQTWGIADGIAQVDRFLREMRPEAVGVVREAHPEVAFWALAGEEATRYSKTGQPAAAFVERVDRLEAIDPEVMSHLRAAGTDLGAEVGLDDLADAFALAVTASPLTGDLRTLPGDRSGVDSDDQSGPDGPGDPAGLPMEMVYARP from the coding sequence ATGTATCTCGGAGTCGACGGCTGTCCGGACGGATGGATTGCCGTTGCCTACGACGACCACGGGTACGCCGATTCCGGGCTGTACTCTCACATCGAAGACCTCTACGGGAAGTACGGCGTCGACGCGGAGACAATCCTCGTCGACGTCCCGATCGGTCTCCGGGAGCGCTCGAACGCGAAACGTCCCTGTGACGTCGCCGCCAGGAAGCTGCTGTCCCCCGATCGTCACTCCAGCGTCTTCGCCCCGCCGATCCGGGCGGCAGTCCACGCCGACAGCTACGAGGAAGCCAAGCGTATTCAGGAGGAGCACACCGACGGCAGCCTCGGGGTCCAGACGTGGGGGATCGCCGACGGGATCGCACAGGTGGATCGCTTCCTTCGGGAGATGCGACCGGAAGCGGTCGGCGTCGTCCGGGAAGCCCACCCAGAAGTCGCGTTCTGGGCGCTCGCCGGCGAGGAGGCAACTCGATATTCGAAAACGGGGCAACCCGCTGCCGCGTTCGTCGAGCGCGTCGACCGGCTCGAGGCGATCGATCCAGAGGTCATGTCGCACCTTCGGGCGGCCGGAACTGATCTCGGTGCCGAGGTCGGTCTCGACGATCTCGCCGACGCGTTCGCACTCGCGGTGACGGCCAGCCCGCTCACTGGCGACCTTCGGACGCTCCCCGGCGATCGGTCCGGCGTCGATTCGGACGATCAGAGCGGTCCGGACGGTCCTGGTGACCCTGCCGGGTTGCCGATGGAGATGGTGTACGCCCGGCCGTGA
- a CDS encoding TetR/AcrR family transcriptional regulator: MGRESAADEEILEAVDRALRKHGYAELTMQNIADECSKSKSLLHYHFDTKEDLLVAFLDDLLDSYEQRLECRSTEPPGERLMEFLARFVFAPGDEDREAFHLALLEMRSQGAFNERIRERLVRSDRLLRTTVIDILEDGIETGVFEPVDPERTAALLVATLDGARTRQITLGEENDSYTRTVVEELLDRVIEPILTRDADLPTLEETLDELDRQA, translated from the coding sequence ATGGGTCGGGAATCGGCAGCGGACGAGGAGATACTGGAGGCGGTCGACCGCGCCCTGCGGAAACACGGCTACGCCGAATTGACCATGCAGAACATTGCCGACGAGTGTTCGAAGAGCAAGTCGCTTTTGCACTACCACTTCGATACGAAGGAGGATCTGCTGGTGGCGTTCCTCGATGACCTCCTCGACTCCTACGAACAGCGGCTCGAATGTCGGTCGACCGAACCGCCGGGGGAACGACTGATGGAGTTTCTGGCCCGGTTCGTCTTCGCGCCGGGCGACGAGGACCGGGAGGCGTTTCACCTCGCACTGCTGGAAATGCGGTCGCAGGGCGCGTTCAACGAACGTATCCGCGAACGACTTGTCCGGAGCGACCGGCTATTGCGGACTACTGTGATCGACATCCTCGAGGACGGGATCGAGACCGGCGTCTTCGAACCGGTCGATCCCGAACGGACCGCAGCACTGCTGGTCGCGACGCTCGATGGCGCCAGAACCCGACAGATCACTCTCGGCGAGGAGAACGACAGTTACACCCGAACTGTCGTCGAGGAGCTCCTCGACCGGGTCATCGAACCGATCCTCACCCGGGACGCTGATCTCCCCACACTCGAGGAAACGCTCGACGAGCTCGACCGGCAGGCCTGA